Below is a window of Pseudomonas monteilii DNA.
AGGCCGAGGAACTCAGGCCGATCACCGGCACCAGCAGGGAAAACGGTGCCACCTTGCCGGCAGGATGGCGGGACAGCAGCGTACTCCACAGGCTGTAGCCGAGCATGGTGGCGATGAACGCCAGGTAGGCCAGCGCGCCGATCGAGTGCCAGCCGATGCCCGTCAGGGCCTGACCGATCAGGTCCGGCCCCTCCAGCCAGTACGACAGGGCCAGGAACGGCAGCGGTGGGATCAGGCCACCCCAGATCACCAGCGCCACCAGATCCACCGAACCGAAGCGCCGAGTGATGATGTTGCCCATGCCCCACATGGCCCCGGCGCACAGGGTCAACACCAGGGCCAGCAGCGGAACGTGGCTGCTGTCCTCGCTGCCGATCAACGCCAGCCCGCCCGCGGCCACCAGCAGGCCGGCCAGGCTGGCCGGACGCAACGGTTCGCGCAGGAACAGGGCGGCGAAGAACAGGGTGAAGAACGCCTGGGACTGCAGCACCAGCGACGCCAGGCCTGGGGGCATGCCGCTGTACATGGCCTGGAACAGGAAGGCGAACTGACCGAGCGAGATGGTCGCGCCGTAGGCGATCAACCAGCGCCAGGGCAGTTGCGGCCGCTTGATGAAGAACACGGCAGGGAACGCCACCAGGGCAAAGCGCAGCGCGCCCAGCAGCATGGGGGGCAGGCCGTCGAGACCGATCTTGATCACCACGAAATTCAGCCCCCACACCACGATGACCACCAGGGCCAGCAACAGGTCTCTCAGCGGCATCGTGCCTCCTCTTTGTGCGGTTCTTGGAAATATTTCGTAACAGCATAAGCGCAGAGGCCTTCCGGCGGCCAGTCATCGACGTGTCATTCACAGCCGGTAGCCTGGACCCCTGACCCACCGAGAACACGCGTCCATGCGTCATGTGTGCCTTCTGCTGTCGTTGTGGCTGAGCCCTGCCTGGGCAACCGAGCCTCTCCTGCGTATCGCAGGCTCCAACACCCTGGGCGCCGCTGCCCTGCCCACGCTGGTACGCGGTTGGCTGGCCGGGCAAGGCGCTTCGGGCATTCGAACCCAGGCAAGCCCGGTCCTGAACGAAGTATCCATCACTGCCCTGGGCACCGATGGCCAGCCTCTGCGCGTCGAGATCGCCGCCCATGGTACCCAGACCGGCTTCGATGCCTTGGCGGCTGGTCGTGCGGACCTTGCCGCCGCGTCGCGCCCCCTGGATGCCGCTTCTGCCTGGCGACTGCGCGCGCTGGGTGACCTGCACGCGGCCGAGGCCGAGCAGGTCATCGGTCTGGACGGCGTGGCCGTGGTCGTCCATCCGGCCAATCCGTTGAAGGCACTCACCCTCGACCAGCTCACGGCGGTCTTCGCCGGGCGCTTGAGGGACTGGGAGCAGTTGGGCGTGTTGGGCGGTGAAATCCATGTGCTGGCGCGTGACGGGCGTTCAGGCACGTTCGACACCTTCCGGGCGTTGCTGCTCGACGACGCCTCGGCAGCCTTGACGGCGCGTGCCGAGCGCTTCGAATCCAACGCGGCATTGGTCGCACGGGTGGCGAGCGACCCGCAGGCCATCGGCTTCAGCAGCCTGACCGCCCTGCACCACGCCAAGGTCCTGGCCATTGCCGCAGGCGACGCCCCTGCCCTGCTGCCCACACCGGCGACCGTGGCCAGTGAGGACTATTCGCTCACCCGTCGCCTGTACGTCTATCGGCCGACAGCGTTGCCAAACCCTTCGGCCAAAGCCTTGGTGGCCTTCATGCACAGCCCGGCCGGCCAGGCCATCGTTGCCCGCCAAGACTTCGTGTCGCAGCAGGTGCTCGCCTTGCCGACGCGGCGCCTTGGCAACGTGCCGGTCCGTTACCAGGCCTTGCAGAACGACGCGCTGCGGCTGAACGTGAGCCTGCGCTTCCAGCCAGCGAGCGCGACGCTGGACAACAAGGCGCTGCACGATGTGCAACGGATCGCGACCTACGTCCGGGGTCGGGGGCTGGCCGCCACGCAGGTGACGCTGGTCGGCTTTGGCGACCCCAAGCAGACGCCAGGACGCGCCGCCCTGCTGTCGCGCCTGCGGACAATGGCCGTGCGCCGTGAACTGGCCCGTGCCGGGGTGGACGTACGCGAGGTCCTGGGCCTGGGCGATCAATTGCCGGTCGCCGACAATGGACGCGCCAGCGGGCGCCAGCGCAACCGACGGGTCGAAGTCTGGGTGCGCTGAGGCCATGCGCTCCATGCACCTGAGCCAGACTGCCTGGCTGGAAAAACGCTGTAACACCCTGCTCGCTCACTGCCGGTACGACTGCAGCTAGTCTTGATTCAAGTGATTACCGGGCCCCTCTGACGGCTGCCAGGCCGCCATGTCGGAATCACGGTTGCCCATGCAACGACGACATTCATCAGGAGGGGCTCATGACAGCTCTGCAGACGTTTTTGACAACGCCCGTACTGGGCACCAGCACCTGGTTGTGGCTGGTGTTCGTCGCCATCGTCATCGGCTTGCTGGTGCTCGACCTCGGCGTCTTGCATCGCCAGGAGCGCGAGATCGAGATGCGTGAAAGCCTGTTGCTGTATTCAGGCTATTTCAGCGTCGGTGTGCTGTTCGGCGTGTGGATCTGGGTGCAGTTGGGCGCCCAGTCGGCCATGGAGTTCTACACGGGCTTTCTGGTCGAGCAGTCGTTGTCCATGGACAACGTGTTCGTCATGGCGATGATCTTCAGCTACTTCGCCATCCCCCGCCGCTACCAGCACCGTGTGCTGTTCTGGGGCATCCTGGGGGTCGTGGTGCTACGGGCGATCATG
It encodes the following:
- a CDS encoding acetylserine transporter, which translates into the protein MPLRDLLLALVVIVVWGLNFVVIKIGLDGLPPMLLGALRFALVAFPAVFFIKRPQLPWRWLIAYGATISLGQFAFLFQAMYSGMPPGLASLVLQSQAFFTLFFAALFLREPLRPASLAGLLVAAGGLALIGSEDSSHVPLLALVLTLCAGAMWGMGNIITRRFGSVDLVALVIWGGLIPPLPFLALSYWLEGPDLIGQALTGIGWHSIGALAYLAFIATMLGYSLWSTLLSRHPAGKVAPFSLLVPVIGLSSSAWLLGERLSAIQGWGALLVMLGLLINVFGARLGQRLRAVFC